The proteins below are encoded in one region of Alistipes indistinctus YIT 12060:
- the gadC gene encoding putative glutamine/gamma-aminobutyrate antiporter GadC, which produces MATTKSTGFKLSVMTLAIMNITAVVSLRGLPAEAVYGPSSAFYYLFAALVFLIPTALVAAELAAMFADKQGGVFRWVGEAMGARTGFLAIWLQWIESTIWYPTVLTFGAVSIAFIGMHPTADMALASNKMYTLIVVLVIYWAATFIALKGLGWVGKVAKIGGLVGTIIPAGLLIVLGIIYLSTGGHNNMDMSQGFFPDLTKFDNLVLASGIFLFYAGMEMMGIHVMDVKNPSKNYPKAIFIGSAITVLIFVLGTFSLGFIIPAKDINLTQSLLIGFDNYFQYLRMSWASPIIAVALMFGVLAGVLTWVAGPSKGIFTVGKAGYLPPFFQKSNKIGVQRNILLIQGSVVTLLSLLFVVMPSVQSFYQILSQLTVLLYLIMYLLMFASAIILRYKMPNIVRPFKVGKVGNGLIWFVAGLGFCGSLLAFVLSFIPPSQISTGSNTVWFSVLVIGCIVVVAAPFIIYASRKPSWQAPGAGFQPFHWELPKNASAAAAATVTAPATPSAAATPTAGAAGDATNNQKTES; this is translated from the coding sequence ATGGCAACAACTAAAAGCACAGGGTTCAAATTGAGTGTCATGACACTTGCAATTATGAATATCACTGCCGTTGTGAGCCTGCGTGGACTGCCTGCAGAGGCGGTTTACGGACCCTCTTCGGCTTTTTACTATCTGTTCGCCGCGCTGGTTTTCCTGATTCCTACCGCATTGGTGGCTGCCGAGCTGGCCGCCATGTTCGCCGACAAACAGGGCGGTGTGTTCCGCTGGGTCGGTGAGGCTATGGGTGCCCGGACAGGCTTTCTGGCCATTTGGCTCCAGTGGATCGAGAGTACGATCTGGTATCCGACCGTACTGACCTTCGGCGCGGTATCGATCGCCTTTATCGGCATGCATCCGACGGCCGATATGGCTTTGGCTTCCAATAAAATGTATACGCTGATCGTCGTGCTGGTGATCTACTGGGCAGCTACATTCATCGCCCTTAAGGGTCTGGGCTGGGTCGGTAAAGTAGCCAAGATCGGCGGTCTGGTCGGTACGATCATTCCTGCGGGTTTGCTGATCGTGCTCGGTATTATCTATTTGTCGACCGGCGGCCATAACAATATGGATATGAGCCAGGGATTCTTTCCTGACCTGACGAAGTTCGACAACCTGGTACTGGCGTCCGGTATCTTCCTCTTTTACGCCGGTATGGAGATGATGGGTATTCACGTGATGGATGTGAAGAACCCGAGTAAGAACTATCCGAAAGCCATCTTTATCGGATCGGCGATTACCGTGCTGATTTTCGTGCTGGGTACTTTTTCGTTGGGTTTCATCATTCCCGCAAAGGATATCAATCTGACGCAAAGCCTGCTGATCGGTTTCGACAACTACTTCCAGTACCTGCGTATGAGTTGGGCTTCCCCGATCATAGCCGTTGCGCTGATGTTCGGCGTATTGGCCGGTGTGCTGACATGGGTGGCCGGTCCTTCGAAAGGTATCTTTACCGTGGGTAAGGCCGGTTATCTGCCTCCGTTTTTCCAGAAATCCAACAAAATCGGTGTACAGCGTAATATCCTTTTGATTCAGGGTAGCGTGGTGACTTTGCTGAGCTTACTGTTCGTGGTGATGCCTTCGGTGCAGTCGTTCTACCAGATACTTTCACAGTTGACGGTGCTGTTGTACCTGATCATGTACCTGCTGATGTTCGCATCGGCGATCATATTGCGGTATAAAATGCCGAATATCGTACGTCCGTTTAAGGTCGGTAAGGTGGGTAACGGACTGATTTGGTTCGTGGCCGGTTTGGGTTTCTGCGGTTCGCTGCTGGCTTTCGTGCTGAGTTTTATTCCGCCCAGCCAGATATCAACCGGTAGTAACACCGTATGGTTCTCCGTACTGGTTATCGGCTGTATTGTCGTGGTAGCTGCGCCTTTTATCATCTATGCTTCGCGCAAGCCGTCCTGGCAGGCCCCGGGTGCAGGTTTCCAGCCTTTCCACTGGGAGCTTCCTAAAAATGCTTCCGCAGCCGCTGCTGCGACTGTAACCGCACCTGCGACCCCGTCTGCTGCGGCCACTCCTACTGCCGGCGCGGCCGGTGACGCGACCAACAATCAAAAAACAGAGTCATGA
- a CDS encoding sensor histidine kinase, with product MQTTQRSRTKVIQVIVHTIAWAMMFCSPLFFSQGEGNSISWARYLGFCASPLAFMLVFYLNYFVLIDRLLFRKRLGTFVLINLLLIILLAVGLHGWHEFHRTYVMGIPPSSRPRARTQFYLFFMLRDAVTMLLVTGLSVAIKMTGRWYRVEREKQEIEKERTQAELQNLKSQLNPHFLFNTLNNIYALVALNPQQAQYALHSLSQLLRYVLYDNNQQMMPLSKELAFIRSYVELMSLRLSKQVQLEVNLPEDDRGYQVAPLLFIALIENAFKHGVSATEPSFIHISFALTGGDTLICTVENSCFPKNELDRSGSGIGLENLRRRLSLLYPGQHILRMEKIGEQYVAQLILTLKPHVQDSEIGSK from the coding sequence ATGCAAACGACTCAACGATCGCGGACAAAAGTTATCCAGGTTATCGTCCATACGATCGCCTGGGCGATGATGTTCTGCTCTCCGCTCTTTTTCTCGCAGGGCGAAGGCAATTCGATTTCGTGGGCCCGCTACCTGGGTTTCTGCGCTTCGCCGCTCGCGTTCATGCTTGTCTTTTACCTCAATTATTTCGTGCTGATCGATCGTTTGTTGTTCCGCAAGCGGCTCGGGACCTTTGTCCTGATCAATCTCCTGTTAATTATATTGCTGGCAGTTGGACTACATGGCTGGCATGAATTCCACCGGACGTATGTGATGGGGATCCCCCCTTCTTCCCGCCCGCGTGCCCGTACGCAATTTTATCTCTTTTTCATGCTCCGGGACGCTGTGACGATGCTGCTGGTTACGGGGTTGAGTGTAGCCATCAAAATGACGGGACGCTGGTATCGTGTCGAGCGGGAAAAACAGGAGATCGAAAAGGAACGCACGCAGGCGGAATTGCAAAACCTGAAAAGCCAGCTCAACCCCCATTTCCTGTTCAATACGCTGAACAATATCTATGCGCTGGTGGCGCTCAATCCCCAGCAGGCGCAGTATGCGTTGCATTCGTTGAGCCAGTTGCTGCGGTATGTACTGTATGACAACAATCAGCAGATGATGCCGTTGTCTAAGGAGTTGGCGTTTATTCGCAGCTATGTGGAACTGATGAGCCTTCGTTTGTCGAAACAGGTACAGCTCGAAGTGAACCTGCCTGAGGACGACCGGGGATACCAGGTGGCTCCGCTGCTATTTATCGCATTGATCGAAAATGCCTTTAAACATGGTGTCAGTGCAACGGAACCCTCCTTCATTCACATTTCGTTCGCATTGACCGGAGGTGATACGCTGATTTGCACGGTCGAAAACAGTTGTTTCCCGAAAAATGAACTGGATCGCAGCGGATCGGGCATCGGCCTTGAAAATTTGCGCCGCCGCCTGAGCCTGCTCTATCCCGGACAGCATATTCTGCGGATGGAAAAGATCGGGGAGCAGTATGTGGCGCAGCTGATCCTGACATTGAAACCGCATGTGCAGGATAGCGAAATCGGGTCAAAATGA
- a CDS encoding LytR/AlgR family response regulator transcription factor: MSLLRSIVVDDEPLARELVEGYVNQTPFLESAGSYPDALSAMEAIRNGMQAELLFLDIQMPNLSGLELSRLLPPEMKVIFITAFEQYAVEGFRVEALDYLLKPVSYADFLSAAQKAQRQFELERGAVKANVSVEERSIFVKTDYKIVQIHLDSVLYLEGVKDYVRIHTDDGPVMTLMSMKAMEDALPDTRFIRVHRSFIVNLDRVTTIERNRIVFGKVYIPITDSYKDRFMEILSRRLL; the protein is encoded by the coding sequence ATGTCGTTATTGCGTTCCATAGTGGTCGATGACGAACCGTTGGCCCGCGAACTGGTCGAAGGATATGTAAACCAGACACCTTTCCTGGAGTCGGCCGGTTCCTACCCCGATGCACTCAGTGCTATGGAGGCTATCCGTAATGGGATGCAGGCCGAACTGTTGTTTCTCGATATCCAGATGCCGAATCTCAGCGGACTGGAACTCTCGCGTTTGCTGCCGCCGGAGATGAAAGTCATTTTTATTACAGCGTTCGAACAATACGCTGTCGAGGGGTTCCGCGTCGAAGCACTCGATTACCTGCTCAAGCCGGTCAGCTATGCCGACTTCCTGTCGGCGGCCCAGAAAGCACAACGCCAGTTCGAACTGGAACGAGGCGCGGTCAAGGCGAATGTTTCCGTCGAGGAGCGGAGTATCTTCGTAAAAACCGACTACAAAATCGTCCAGATCCATCTGGATTCCGTGCTCTATTTGGAAGGGGTCAAAGATTATGTGCGCATTCATACGGATGATGGCCCGGTCATGACGCTGATGAGTATGAAGGCGATGGAAGACGCCCTGCCCGATACCCGCTTTATCCGGGTGCACCGTTCTTTCATAGTCAATCTGGATCGTGTGACGACCATTGAGCGCAACCGGATCGTATTCGGCAAGGTTTATATTCCGATCACCGATTCCTATAAGGATCGGTTTATGGAAATCCTTTCCCGGCGTTTGTTGTAG
- a CDS encoding DMT family transporter, with translation MTTGQTTTPGKLKPHLALIFANVLFGMNFSFYVSIIHHYMDFEDLFFFRVAFAAVCFVPWTFFSQRYRIPAKDFVKILIPTVLVIYGHEFMMLWGAEYTNPVDASTIATMAPIVTLVVSARMLHERLHMAKVIGVILAFIGAAVLILGNGIPVLRSREFGNLFMFISVLAAATNTIFIKPSLMRYGTILVTGWYYIIGLVISAPFFAKGLMHYDFASLPVAGGLEIAYILVLGTVLPNYLLYYGTEKLTSVHTGLYSYLQPISATILALLRRQVELDYNNLIAAGLILIGIVLVVITYEKYKFPVPKI, from the coding sequence ATGACAACAGGCCAAACGACGACACCTGGTAAGCTTAAACCACACTTGGCATTGATCTTCGCGAATGTTCTTTTCGGGATGAACTTTTCGTTCTACGTCTCGATTATCCATCATTACATGGATTTCGAGGACCTGTTCTTCTTTCGCGTGGCTTTTGCTGCCGTCTGTTTTGTGCCGTGGACTTTTTTTTCGCAGCGCTACCGGATTCCGGCGAAAGACTTTGTGAAAATTCTGATTCCGACGGTGCTGGTTATTTACGGGCATGAATTCATGATGCTCTGGGGGGCCGAATATACCAATCCGGTGGATGCTTCGACGATTGCCACGATGGCACCGATCGTCACGCTGGTTGTTTCGGCGCGGATGCTGCACGAGAGGCTGCACATGGCTAAGGTGATCGGCGTGATTCTGGCTTTTATCGGTGCGGCTGTACTGATCCTCGGCAACGGAATCCCCGTTTTGCGCAGCCGGGAATTCGGCAACCTGTTTATGTTTATCAGCGTATTGGCCGCTGCCACCAATACGATTTTCATCAAACCTTCGCTGATGCGATACGGTACGATCCTCGTCACGGGTTGGTATTACATCATCGGACTGGTGATTTCCGCCCCGTTCTTTGCCAAAGGGTTGATGCACTATGATTTTGCGTCGTTGCCAGTGGCCGGGGGGCTTGAAATCGCATATATCCTGGTACTGGGAACCGTGCTGCCCAACTACCTGCTGTATTACGGTACGGAGAAACTGACCTCGGTGCATACGGGCCTTTACTCCTATTTGCAGCCGATTTCGGCCACTATCCTGGCCCTGTTGCGCCGACAGGTCGAACTCGATTACAATAACCTGATTGCTGCCGGATTGATCCTGATCGGTATCGTCCTGGTGGTGATCACTTATGAAAAATATAAATTTCCGGTTCCCAAAATCTAA
- a CDS encoding EamA family transporter — protein MGSFRGVLYALISSTTFGLVPFFSIALLGSGMSAATVLFYRMSVAALLIGLVAAAQRKSFVITAREFVIIVGLGWLYAGTSLGLILSYSLIPSGIATTIHFLYPILVTFLMIVFFREKRSAGLVVAAVVSLLGVGLLSWSGGAVVNVEGIMLVLITVITYALYIVGVNKTGVGRIDSLPLTFYILLSAAVLFAMFAGLTTGIGPIRSWYQAVNVLLIALVPTVISNLTLILAVKNVGSTVTAILGSMEPVTAVLVSIFHFGEPFNLQYASGLMLILASVCLVVWSNNRRHRIDR, from the coding sequence ATGGGGAGTTTTCGCGGTGTACTGTATGCTTTGATTTCATCGACCACCTTCGGGTTGGTTCCTTTTTTTTCGATCGCGCTGCTCGGCAGCGGTATGTCGGCTGCAACGGTGCTGTTTTACAGGATGAGTGTTGCGGCATTGCTGATCGGGCTGGTCGCCGCGGCGCAGCGGAAAAGTTTTGTCATTACGGCCCGTGAATTCGTGATTATCGTCGGTCTGGGGTGGCTTTATGCCGGCACGTCGCTCGGCCTGATTCTCTCCTATAGTTTGATCCCCAGTGGTATTGCTACGACGATTCATTTTCTGTATCCCATTTTGGTCACGTTTCTGATGATCGTCTTTTTTCGTGAGAAACGGTCGGCCGGATTGGTGGTGGCTGCGGTCGTTTCGTTGCTGGGTGTCGGGTTGCTGAGTTGGAGCGGCGGTGCTGTCGTGAACGTAGAAGGCATCATGCTGGTGCTGATTACCGTGATAACTTATGCACTCTATATCGTAGGCGTTAATAAAACGGGTGTCGGACGAATCGATTCACTGCCGCTGACTTTCTATATCCTGTTGTCCGCGGCGGTATTGTTCGCTATGTTCGCGGGACTGACCACCGGCATCGGGCCGATCCGCAGTTGGTATCAGGCGGTGAATGTTTTGCTGATTGCGCTGGTTCCTACGGTTATCTCCAATTTGACGCTGATACTGGCGGTTAAGAATGTCGGGTCGACCGTGACGGCGATTCTCGGTTCGATGGAGCCGGTTACGGCTGTATTGGTGAGTATTTTTCACTTCGGTGAACCGTTCAATCTGCAATATGCCTCCGGTTTGATGCTGATCCTCGCATCGGTTTGTCTGGTCGTATGGAGCAACAACCGTCGGCATCGGATTGATCGTTAA
- a CDS encoding winged helix-turn-helix transcriptional regulator has translation MQNFHHTNDCPIRDILTRIGEKWPMLVLVTLHANGTMRFSDIQKSIADISQRMLTVTLRNLETDGLVSRKVYPEVPPRVEYKLTVTGQSLIPHIDALVGWALEHMPDILSRRKSRTA, from the coding sequence ATGCAAAACTTTCACCATACCAACGATTGTCCGATCCGGGATATCCTCACGCGAATCGGGGAAAAGTGGCCGATGCTCGTACTGGTGACGCTGCACGCCAACGGAACCATGCGTTTCAGCGACATCCAGAAATCCATCGCCGATATTTCACAACGGATGCTGACCGTCACACTGCGCAATCTCGAAACAGACGGACTGGTATCCAGAAAAGTTTATCCGGAAGTGCCCCCACGGGTAGAATATAAGCTGACCGTAACCGGACAAAGCCTGATTCCGCATATCGACGCCCTGGTGGGGTGGGCACTCGAACATATGCCGGACATTCTTTCAAGAAGGAAAAGCAGAACGGCATAA
- the glsA gene encoding glutaminase A, producing the protein MNKNLTNDQIKAVVQEAYNVVKSDTGGKNADYIPYLANVSSSLFGLSVCLPDGEVIEVGDTGYVFGIESVSKVPTAILVMKQYGADVILQKIGADATGLPFNSIMAILLENDHPSSPLVNAGAISACSMVKPVGDSAGKWKAITDFLGQLCGSPLVLIDELYKSESDTNFNNRSIAWLLKNYNRIYDDPDMALDIYTRQCSLGITPKQLSICGGTIANRGVNPVTKTQVFDKALAPKITSMIATVGFYQHTGDWMYTSGVPAKTGVGGGVLGVVPGVMGIAAFSPPLDDAGNSVKAQKAILYIANKLGLNIFD; encoded by the coding sequence ATGAACAAGAACTTAACAAACGATCAGATAAAAGCCGTTGTACAAGAGGCGTACAACGTTGTGAAAAGCGATACGGGCGGCAAAAATGCCGATTACATTCCCTATTTGGCCAATGTGTCTTCGTCGCTGTTCGGTCTCTCGGTTTGCCTGCCTGACGGTGAGGTGATCGAGGTCGGAGACACGGGCTACGTATTCGGTATAGAATCCGTCTCGAAGGTTCCTACCGCCATCCTCGTGATGAAACAGTACGGCGCGGATGTAATCTTGCAAAAGATCGGTGCGGACGCAACCGGATTGCCGTTCAACTCGATCATGGCGATCCTGCTCGAAAACGACCATCCCTCTTCGCCGTTGGTGAATGCGGGTGCCATTTCGGCTTGCAGTATGGTAAAACCGGTGGGTGATTCGGCCGGGAAATGGAAAGCTATTACGGATTTCCTCGGACAATTGTGCGGCAGTCCGTTGGTGCTGATCGACGAGCTGTATAAATCGGAATCCGATACCAATTTCAACAATCGTTCGATTGCCTGGTTGTTGAAGAATTACAACCGGATTTACGACGATCCCGACATGGCGCTCGATATCTATACGCGGCAGTGTTCGCTGGGCATTACACCCAAGCAGCTTTCGATCTGCGGCGGTACGATCGCCAACCGGGGCGTCAATCCCGTGACCAAGACCCAGGTATTCGATAAGGCCCTCGCACCGAAAATCACGTCGATGATCGCTACGGTCGGTTTTTACCAGCATACCGGAGACTGGATGTACACCTCGGGCGTGCCGGCCAAAACCGGTGTCGGCGGCGGTGTGCTCGGGGTCGTTCCCGGCGTGATGGGCATAGCGGCCTTCTCCCCCCCGCTCGACGATGCGGGAAATTCGGTCAAAGCACAAAAGGCCATTTTGTATATCGCGAATAAACTGGGACTGAATATTTTCGACTAA